Proteins encoded by one window of Ignavibacteriota bacterium:
- a CDS encoding arsenate reductase encodes MPKLTVYQKPTCTTCRNVIHHLKEKAIEFESVNYYVESFTVESLKEICHKLQVSPRELLRTKESLYKEMRLAERTFDDDELLSLMVKHPDLIQRPIIVKGKKGILVRPIERLKEIL; translated from the coding sequence ATGCCGAAACTTACTGTTTATCAAAAACCAACCTGCACAACGTGCAGAAATGTCATTCATCACCTCAAAGAAAAAGCAATCGAGTTTGAGTCGGTCAATTATTATGTGGAATCGTTTACTGTTGAATCATTGAAAGAGATTTGCCATAAGTTACAAGTTTCTCCGCGTGAATTATTGAGAACGAAGGAATCCCTTTACAAAGAAATGAGACTTGCCGAACGAACATTCGATGACGACGAACTTCTTTCTTTGATGGTAAAACATCCCGACCTGATTCAACGACCAATTATCGTGAAGGGAAAAAAGGGGATTCTTGTGCGACCTATCGAAAGATTGAAAGAGATTCTCTAA
- the sixA gene encoding phosphohistidine phosphatase SixA: MHIYLLRHCEAAEFAPNDLFRPLSEKGESQALVVGKALQKLNVRPDVIISSPYARTRQTSEIIQEELRINDVSISDFLVPGSDPRQMIQQLNGQNFSAPLLVGHEPQLRAMLSQLISHSAMTDILFTKGSLGCLSVPKPIFAGKGTLHWLLTNEQMQLF; the protein is encoded by the coding sequence ATGCACATATATTTATTACGCCACTGTGAAGCCGCAGAGTTCGCACCGAACGATTTATTTCGCCCGCTTTCGGAAAAGGGGGAATCGCAGGCGTTGGTCGTCGGAAAGGCACTTCAAAAGTTAAATGTTCGTCCTGATGTAATCATCTCCAGTCCATATGCAAGAACACGACAAACCTCCGAAATTATTCAGGAAGAACTCCGAATCAACGACGTCAGCATTTCAGATTTTCTTGTGCCGGGAAGCGATCCCCGGCAAATGATTCAACAACTCAACGGGCAAAATTTCTCCGCGCCGTTATTAGTCGGACATGAACCGCAACTGCGCGCGATGCTTTCCCAACTCATTAGTCATTCAGCAATGACCGATATTCTGTTTACAAAAGGAAGTTTAGGATGTCTTTCTGTTCCCAAGCCAATTTTTGCCGGAAAGGGGACGCTTCACTGGTTGCTGACAAATGAGCAAATGCAACTGTTTTAA
- a CDS encoding IPT/TIG domain-containing protein, with amino-acid sequence MKRLVQSTFIFFVILSTLGAFAFGQKLDRTTQEVGNPNEVFAAPTVTSFSPSSGSGGTLVTVNGTNLTGATAIAVNGVSVSSFTVLSATQITMTLSDNNTTGKVSVTTSGGTGLSNSDFTVFPRIDSFSPTSGPRGSTVIITGGNFSGVTSVKFNGTTATFTRNSATQITATVPTRATSGKVTLATSSSSTQSSSAFTILFPPNISRFSPTRGAAGASVTIIGSGFDIATAVSFNGASASFTIISSTQINATVPANATKGKISVTNAAGTDLSGTSFTVLPGVTSFSPTSGVAGDVVTITGTGFTTVRSVKFNGITATFTANSENSITAVVPSRATTGEITVTTSAGTATSPENFSIFPNITSFTPSSGPVGTTVNITGTNFTGATSVTFNGVSATFSVRSSTSIRATVPSGAGSGSIQVTTAAGTAESATDFTVTGSTTGLAISSFSPSSGNVGATVVITGTGFSDVTDVLFNGVSASFTVSSSTSISAVVPTAASIGQISVSTSSDFATSSSSFSVLPQLTSFTPSSGATGSSVVITGSGLSGTNSVKFNGVSAGFTINSANQVTATVPSSASTGKISLTTPSGTVTSSTNFTVTGAPVITSFSPSSSTTGATITILGANFTGASVQFNGVAASATVVSSSQITAVVPSTATTGYITVTTSLGSSNSSTTFTVLPSITSFSPTSGTTGSTVVISGSGFSGVTSVRFNDVSASFTVNSVNQITATVPSSATTGPVRVVTTAGSAPSNTNFTVTSPLTPPTVSSFSPTSGTVGTTITINGTNFSDASGVQFNGTNATSFTVASSTQITATVPTGASTGKISVINPSGTGTSSSSFTVTAGPSIATFTPTSGPVGTVVSITGANLSSVTNVLFNGVSATTFTIISSTTISATVPADGSTGKITLVASSGNVVSTGTFSVTPQLTSFTPTSGTSGTSVVISGSGFIGATSVKFNGVSSTFTLNSATQITAVVPSGTTTGKIAVTTTSGTATSASDFTITAPPTVTSFTPNRGATGTVVSIFGSNLTATSVTFNGVSATFTNVSSTQITATVPGTATTGKIVVTTASGTVMTTNNFTVTPTLSSFTPTSGTIGSSITITGTGFSSVTAVRFNNVIASYTVNSSTEITATVPSGATTGPVSVTTSSGTATGGTNYTVLPNITTFAPTSGVVGNTVFITGTGFTNVTSVLLNGVAVTYTVQSSTSIRAVVPVGATSGSFTVTTTAGTTFSAGTYTVIPPISITSFTPACSEILTQVTVTGTSFISVTEVLIDTSFCLFTVNSSTELVLTVPATATTGRIKVISSIGTAESATDFVPVNVPDVTSFSPTSGPVGTTVILTGTGFCTTTSVDFNGVTTSFTIDSDVQITTVVPYGATTGPITVVNTVGTFTTASDYTVTPDILSFTPASGYVGDNVTITGTNFLTVGTVEFNGVSATFTVDSYSQITATVPATATTGLITVTSPTEGTDASSTAYIVLPKIDSFTPTTGIVGDAVTINGSGLNNATSVTFNGTSAGYTVVSESQVDAFVPFGALTGSIVITTPYGTATSSSYFNVEPNITGFTPVNGVVGDNVTIFGSAFIGTTDVQFNGTSATFTIDSYSQITATVPSNASTGVITVTTTSGTDNSATNFTVLPNITSFTPTSGVIGSSVNISGTTLTAVTDVDFNGTSATFTVLSDVLINATVPNGATTGPISVTNPDGTDYSATDFTVLPDVSSFTPTAGIVGDNITINGTGFTGATDVQFNGVSCSFTVNSDIDITATVPNLATTGVVTVTTPSGTNSSTSNFTVQPNIDSFTPLSDIVGASVTITGTAFTGATSVAFNGVNASYTVNSYSQITATVPATATTGAITVVTPSGTATSATNFAVEPNITSFSPTSGVITDVVTILGTNFTGATDVSFNGVSAITFTVVSATQIDATVPSGASTGLISVTTPDGTDFSATNFTVEPDVTSFTPSSGEVGDPITLNGTGFTGATSVLFNGVSASFTVNSDIDISATVPNNATTGTVSVTTPSGTGTSSTNFTVLPTILSFTPAGGVVGSSVTITGTAFTGATAVAFNGVNASYTVNSYSQITATVPSGATTGTITVTTAAGTATSATNFSVGPNITSFSPTSGVVGDVVTILGTNFTGATDVAFDGTSAVAFTVVSSTQIDATVPTGATTGLIEVTTPDGNDFSATNFSVTPEITSFTPSTEQVGMPVVLTGTSFTGATSVTFNGTSASFTVDSDVQITATVPNGTTDGVIAVTTPSGTGTSTTSFGIEPDVTGFAPSSGIAGTSVVITGTGFTGTTVVNFNGTNASFTLNSYTQITATVPAGATTGNIGVTNLSGNDIMGTFTVPPTISGFSPSSDVIGSVVTITGTNLTGATAVSVNGVAVITYTVVSSTQIDATVPASATTGLISVTTPSGTVNSSSSFTVLPNITGFSSATGTVGASRTINGSAFTGATSVTFNGVSASFSVSSSTAITATVPSGATTGPVTVTTAAGTATSASNFTVTPSISSFAPTSGAEGASITINGQAFTGTTSVAFNGTNASFTFVSNTQLTATVPVGATTGTIVVTTPSGSGTSGSNFSVAPAISSLTVSSGVIGSTFSIIGTSFTGVTFVRINGVSVGGANFTVVSTTQIDVTVPAGATSGLVSVTTAGGTASSAGSFTVLPNITGFSVASGVVGTSITINGSAFTGASSVKFNSVSASYSVSSSTAITATVPSGATTGSVTVTTAAGTATSSTFFTVPPSIASFAPGNGVVGASITITGEAFTGVTSVTFNGTSAVFTFNSNTSVTATVPSGATDGNIQLTTPSGTATSGVAFDVLPKLAILDNLHAMLVVDAKGIEQRIFFGGVADADVVLAKKYELGPVMKGIFDVRFAPQAEGSNGKLVEMFSNTQKKNIEYRLQISSATYPLTLHFDKSKSQFSSIRISSMKDGVPVNPIELKKSGSITIEDESVKELLLEIGEGEPLPTEFALKQNYPNPFNPSTTIRFAVPGTYWVSLKVYNMLGEEVAELINEQREQGNYEMEWNAVDVPSGVYTYRLLAFDIANRSNVAYTEVKKMLMLK; translated from the coding sequence ATGAAACGATTGGTTCAATCTACATTTATTTTCTTTGTAATTCTTAGTACTCTCGGAGCGTTCGCATTCGGTCAGAAGTTGGACAGAACGACACAGGAGGTAGGCAATCCGAACGAAGTATTTGCTGCTCCGACGGTTACGAGTTTCTCGCCATCGAGCGGTTCCGGAGGAACACTTGTTACCGTCAACGGAACAAACCTAACAGGCGCAACAGCCATAGCGGTGAACGGAGTGAGTGTTTCTTCGTTTACGGTCCTTTCTGCAACGCAGATAACGATGACGCTTTCCGATAACAACACGACAGGAAAAGTCTCTGTAACAACTTCAGGTGGTACAGGATTGAGTAATTCTGATTTTACGGTCTTCCCGAGAATTGATAGTTTTAGTCCGACGAGCGGACCACGCGGTTCAACAGTTATCATCACGGGGGGAAATTTCTCCGGTGTAACCTCGGTAAAGTTTAACGGGACGACGGCAACCTTCACAAGAAATTCTGCAACACAAATTACCGCCACTGTTCCAACCCGTGCTACGAGCGGAAAAGTTACTCTCGCTACTTCAAGTTCCTCCACACAAAGTTCAAGCGCCTTTACCATTCTCTTCCCGCCGAACATTTCCCGGTTCAGTCCGACACGCGGAGCCGCAGGTGCTTCTGTAACTATCATAGGTTCAGGTTTTGATATTGCCACAGCGGTTTCGTTCAACGGTGCATCGGCATCGTTTACGATTATTTCATCAACACAGATTAATGCAACTGTTCCCGCAAACGCGACAAAAGGAAAAATCAGTGTTACAAACGCGGCAGGAACTGATTTGAGCGGGACGAGTTTTACGGTATTACCAGGCGTCACAAGTTTCTCTCCCACGAGTGGAGTAGCAGGAGATGTCGTAACGATTACGGGAACAGGATTTACAACTGTCCGTTCGGTAAAGTTCAATGGAATTACAGCGACATTTACAGCAAATTCAGAAAATTCAATTACAGCAGTAGTTCCTTCGCGGGCAACAACCGGAGAAATTACTGTTACTACGTCAGCAGGTACAGCGACAAGCCCTGAAAACTTCAGCATTTTTCCGAATATTACCTCGTTCACGCCATCAAGCGGACCGGTTGGTACAACGGTGAATATTACAGGAACGAATTTTACGGGAGCGACTTCGGTAACGTTTAATGGTGTGAGCGCGACGTTTTCAGTTCGGTCATCAACTTCAATTCGTGCTACGGTTCCTTCGGGTGCTGGTTCGGGTTCGATTCAAGTGACAACTGCCGCGGGAACGGCTGAGAGCGCAACCGATTTTACCGTGACAGGTTCAACGACCGGATTGGCTATCTCAAGTTTCTCGCCCTCAAGTGGAAATGTAGGGGCAACGGTTGTTATCACCGGAACCGGTTTCAGCGACGTAACGGATGTATTGTTTAACGGTGTCAGTGCAAGTTTCACCGTCAGTTCATCCACTTCAATCTCTGCCGTCGTTCCGACAGCAGCGAGCATCGGACAGATTTCGGTCAGCACGTCTTCAGATTTTGCAACAAGTTCGAGCAGTTTCAGTGTGCTTCCTCAGTTGACAAGTTTCACTCCATCAAGCGGTGCTACAGGCTCAAGTGTTGTGATTACGGGTTCGGGATTGAGTGGAACAAACTCGGTGAAGTTTAATGGTGTGAGCGCGGGATTCACAATCAATTCGGCAAATCAAGTAACTGCAACGGTTCCATCGAGCGCATCAACGGGCAAGATTTCGCTGACAACTCCATCAGGTACGGTGACAAGTTCGACAAACTTCACCGTAACAGGCGCGCCGGTCATCACAAGTTTTTCTCCATCAAGCAGTACAACGGGCGCAACGATTACAATTCTCGGCGCGAACTTTACCGGAGCGTCGGTACAGTTTAACGGCGTCGCTGCATCGGCAACGGTTGTTTCATCTTCTCAGATTACCGCCGTCGTTCCCTCCACTGCAACAACCGGCTACATCACGGTGACAACTTCTCTCGGTTCATCGAATAGTTCAACAACGTTCACTGTGCTTCCTTCGATTACTTCGTTTTCACCAACGAGCGGGACAACGGGAAGTACGGTTGTGATTTCCGGTTCCGGTTTCAGCGGTGTTACGTCTGTTCGGTTTAATGATGTCAGCGCATCCTTTACCGTCAATAGTGTGAATCAAATTACAGCAACCGTTCCGAGTTCGGCAACAACGGGTCCGGTTCGGGTTGTAACGACTGCCGGTTCTGCGCCGAGCAACACGAACTTTACCGTAACATCACCGTTGACGCCGCCGACGGTTTCATCATTTTCACCGACGAGCGGAACGGTCGGTACGACAATAACTATCAACGGAACGAATTTCTCTGATGCGAGCGGAGTTCAGTTTAACGGGACGAACGCAACGAGTTTTACAGTAGCGTCATCAACTCAAATTACAGCAACGGTACCGACGGGCGCTTCAACAGGAAAAATAAGTGTTATCAATCCGTCCGGGACCGGAACAAGTTCTTCGAGCTTCACCGTCACCGCCGGTCCATCAATTGCAACCTTTACGCCGACGAGCGGTCCGGTCGGAACAGTGGTAAGCATCACCGGGGCAAATCTTAGTTCCGTAACCAATGTGTTGTTTAATGGTGTGAGTGCAACAACGTTTACCATAATCTCATCAACAACCATAAGCGCAACGGTTCCGGCGGACGGAAGCACGGGAAAAATCACTCTTGTTGCTTCTTCAGGAAATGTTGTCAGCACGGGAACGTTCAGCGTAACGCCGCAACTGACAAGTTTCACTCCAACAAGCGGAACGAGCGGGACATCGGTTGTCATCAGTGGAAGCGGATTTATCGGAGCGACCTCAGTGAAATTTAATGGAGTAAGTTCAACATTCACTTTGAATTCAGCCACTCAGATAACTGCTGTAGTTCCATCAGGAACAACGACCGGGAAAATTGCAGTAACTACTACTTCCGGTACTGCTACGAGTGCGAGTGACTTTACCATTACTGCACCGCCGACGGTTACCAGTTTCACTCCGAATCGCGGCGCCACAGGAACGGTTGTTTCTATTTTCGGGTCAAACCTGACGGCGACGAGTGTAACATTCAACGGCGTGAGCGCGACATTTACCAATGTTTCTTCAACGCAGATTACGGCAACGGTTCCCGGCACAGCGACAACAGGAAAGATTGTTGTAACAACTGCAAGCGGAACAGTGATGACAACCAACAATTTTACCGTAACACCAACGTTATCAAGTTTTACCCCGACAAGCGGAACGATTGGTTCATCCATTACAATTACCGGAACAGGATTTAGTAGTGTAACAGCGGTTCGATTCAATAACGTTATTGCATCGTACACGGTGAACAGTTCAACTGAAATTACAGCCACGGTTCCAAGCGGCGCAACAACGGGACCTGTGAGCGTTACAACATCGTCCGGTACGGCGACGGGAGGAACAAACTATACGGTGTTACCAAATATCACCACCTTTGCCCCGACCTCCGGAGTCGTCGGGAACACGGTTTTCATAACGGGGACGGGATTCACCAATGTCACTTCTGTATTATTGAATGGTGTAGCAGTTACATACACAGTTCAATCTTCAACATCAATTAGGGCGGTCGTGCCGGTCGGTGCGACAAGCGGTTCGTTCACGGTGACAACCACAGCCGGAACGACATTCAGTGCAGGCACGTATACAGTGATTCCTCCGATTTCTATCACGAGTTTTACTCCTGCATGCTCTGAAATTTTAACACAGGTGACAGTGACAGGAACGAGTTTCATCAGTGTCACGGAAGTGTTGATTGACACCTCGTTCTGCTTGTTTACCGTGAACTCATCAACAGAACTTGTTCTTACTGTTCCGGCAACAGCAACGACAGGGAGAATCAAAGTCATTTCATCCATCGGAACTGCGGAGAGCGCGACGGATTTTGTACCGGTGAATGTTCCCGACGTAACAAGTTTTTCACCGACGAGCGGACCGGTTGGGACAACGGTGATTCTCACAGGAACAGGATTCTGCACAACAACCTCAGTTGATTTTAATGGAGTGACAACTTCGTTCACGATTGATTCTGATGTTCAAATCACAACTGTTGTTCCATACGGTGCGACGACGGGACCAATAACCGTAGTGAACACAGTCGGAACATTTACGACAGCATCTGATTATACGGTTACACCGGACATTCTCAGTTTCACCCCTGCAAGCGGATATGTCGGAGATAATGTAACTATCACGGGAACAAATTTCCTGACTGTTGGTACGGTTGAATTTAATGGCGTCTCAGCGACATTTACTGTTGACTCCTATTCACAGATTACTGCAACTGTTCCGGCAACGGCTACAACCGGTTTGATTACGGTAACTTCACCCACAGAAGGAACCGATGCAAGTTCAACCGCGTACATTGTTCTTCCGAAGATTGATAGTTTCACACCGACGACAGGAATCGTTGGCGATGCAGTAACTATTAATGGTTCGGGATTGAACAACGCAACGTCGGTGACGTTCAACGGGACGAGCGCAGGATACACAGTTGTTTCAGAATCTCAAGTTGATGCTTTCGTTCCGTTTGGCGCGTTGACCGGTTCGATTGTCATCACGACACCGTACGGAACAGCAACAAGTTCTTCGTACTTCAATGTCGAGCCGAACATCACCGGATTTACTCCGGTAAATGGTGTAGTCGGTGATAACGTCACCATTTTTGGTTCAGCCTTCATCGGTACAACCGATGTTCAGTTCAATGGAACGAGCGCTACATTTACGATTGACTCGTATTCACAAATTACTGCAACGGTTCCGAGCAATGCATCAACCGGTGTGATTACGGTGACGACAACTTCCGGAACGGATAATAGCGCGACAAACTTTACCGTGTTACCAAATATTACTTCGTTCACTCCGACAAGCGGTGTGATTGGTTCATCGGTGAATATTTCCGGAACGACATTGACAGCAGTAACCGATGTTGACTTCAATGGAACATCGGCAACGTTTACTGTTTTGTCCGATGTTCTTATCAACGCAACCGTTCCAAACGGCGCAACAACCGGACCAATTAGCGTTACAAATCCGGACGGAACGGATTATAGCGCAACCGATTTCACGGTATTACCGGATGTTTCAAGCTTCACTCCGACTGCCGGAATTGTCGGTGACAACATCACCATTAATGGAACCGGGTTTACCGGTGCGACGGATGTTCAGTTCAACGGAGTGAGTTGCAGTTTCACGGTGAATTCAGATATTGATATTACCGCAACGGTTCCGAATCTGGCAACGACAGGAGTCGTTACTGTGACTACTCCGTCAGGCACCAATTCAAGCACAAGCAACTTTACTGTTCAGCCGAACATTGACAGCTTTACACCATTGAGCGACATCGTCGGTGCGTCAGTAACGATAACCGGAACAGCATTTACCGGTGCGACTTCGGTTGCATTCAACGGAGTGAACGCATCGTACACGGTTAATTCGTATTCACAAATTACTGCAACGGTGCCTGCAACTGCAACCACAGGAGCGATTACAGTTGTGACGCCTTCCGGTACAGCAACGAGTGCGACAAACTTTGCCGTGGAACCGAACATTACAAGTTTCTCTCCGACAAGCGGAGTGATTACCGATGTTGTAACGATACTCGGAACAAACTTCACCGGCGCAACGGATGTCTCCTTCAACGGAGTCAGCGCGATAACATTTACTGTTGTATCGGCAACACAAATTGATGCAACTGTTCCTTCCGGCGCTTCGACGGGTTTGATTAGTGTTACGACACCTGACGGAACGGATTTCAGCGCTACAAACTTCACAGTCGAGCCGGATGTAACAAGTTTTACTCCATCAAGTGGTGAAGTAGGTGACCCGATTACTCTCAATGGAACAGGGTTTACAGGTGCAACTTCTGTTCTCTTCAATGGAGTGAGTGCCTCTTTCACTGTCAATTCTGATATAGATATTTCTGCAACGGTTCCGAACAATGCAACAACAGGAACCGTCTCGGTAACAACACCATCGGGAACCGGAACAAGCAGTACAAACTTTACTGTGCTTCCAACAATTCTGAGTTTCACACCGGCAGGCGGAGTTGTTGGTTCATCGGTGACAATCACCGGTACAGCGTTTACCGGTGCAACCGCGGTTGCATTTAATGGTGTGAACGCATCATATACGGTTAATTCGTATTCACAGATTACGGCTACCGTTCCATCGGGTGCGACAACGGGAACTATCACTGTAACAACAGCCGCCGGAACCGCAACGAGTGCAACGAACTTCTCGGTTGGTCCGAACATTACAAGTTTCTCTCCTACAAGTGGAGTGGTTGGAGATGTAGTAACAATTCTTGGAACAAACTTCACCGGCGCTACAGATGTAGCATTTGATGGTACGAGTGCGGTCGCTTTCACCGTTGTTTCTTCAACACAAATTGATGCAACAGTTCCGACGGGAGCGACAACCGGTTTGATTGAAGTAACGACTCCTGATGGGAATGATTTTAGTGCAACAAATTTCTCCGTCACTCCTGAGATAACAAGTTTTACTCCTTCAACCGAACAAGTAGGAATGCCGGTTGTTCTCACAGGCACAAGTTTCACCGGTGCAACGTCTGTAACATTTAACGGCACAAGTGCGAGTTTCACCGTTGATTCTGATGTCCAGATTACCGCGACTGTTCCGAATGGAACAACGGATGGAGTGATTGCCGTAACAACACCATCCGGCACAGGAACCAGTACAACAAGTTTTGGTATCGAACCGGATGTGACAGGATTTGCGCCTTCAAGCGGGATTGCCGGAACGTCTGTTGTTATTACGGGAACCGGATTTACCGGAACGACCGTGGTGAATTTTAACGGGACCAACGCGAGTTTTACTCTCAATTCATATACACAGATAACGGCAACGGTTCCAGCCGGAGCGACAACGGGAAATATCGGAGTCACAAATTTATCCGGCAACGACATCATGGGAACATTTACCGTTCCTCCGACAATCTCAGGATTTTCTCCTTCGAGCGATGTCATCGGTTCGGTGGTAACGATAACCGGAACGAATCTTACCGGTGCAACGGCAGTTTCAGTGAATGGCGTTGCAGTTATTACCTATACGGTTGTTTCATCAACCCAAATTGATGCAACCGTTCCGGCGAGCGCAACCACCGGTTTGATAAGCGTAACAACTCCAAGCGGAACAGTGAACAGTTCCTCAAGTTTCACCGTGCTGCCGAACATTACAGGATTCAGTTCTGCTACGGGAACAGTAGGCGCTTCACGAACAATCAACGGCTCGGCATTTACCGGGGCGACTTCGGTGACATTCAACGGTGTCAGTGCAAGTTTCTCAGTTAGTTCATCAACTGCAATAACAGCAACAGTTCCAAGCGGAGCCACAACCGGTCCTGTAACAGTAACTACTGCCGCAGGAACAGCAACAAGCGCATCGAACTTTACAGTCACTCCGAGCATCTCAAGTTTTGCTCCAACGAGCGGCGCGGAAGGTGCAAGCATTACAATCAACGGACAGGCATTCACCGGCACTACAAGCGTTGCCTTTAACGGAACGAACGCTTCCTTTACTTTTGTCTCAAATACACAACTCACCGCAACTGTTCCGGTTGGCGCGACTACAGGAACCATTGTGGTGACAACCCCATCTGGAAGCGGAACAAGCGGTTCGAATTTCTCCGTCGCACCCGCAATCAGTAGTTTGACTGTTTCAAGCGGTGTTATTGGCTCGACATTCTCTATCATCGGGACATCGTTTACGGGTGTTACATTTGTCAGAATAAATGGTGTGAGTGTTGGCGGCGCGAATTTTACTGTCGTTTCCACAACGCAAATTGATGTTACCGTCCCCGCGGGTGCAACGTCCGGACTTGTGAGCGTAACAACCGCAGGCGGAACCGCATCAAGTGCGGGGTCATTTACCGTGTTACCGAACATTACCGGTTTCTCGGTCGCTTCAGGCGTTGTCGGAACATCAATAACAATTAATGGTTCTGCCTTTACCGGAGCCTCATCGGTGAAGTTCAACAGTGTCAGTGCAAGTTACTCGGTCTCTTCATCAACCGCCATTACTGCTACTGTTCCGAGCGGTGCAACAACAGGAAGCGTTACCGTGACTACGGCCGCGGGAACGGCAACAAGTTCCACCTTCTTCACTGTTCCCCCTTCGATTGCAAGTTTTGCGCCCGGAAACGGCGTGGTAGGTGCAAGTATTACCATTACCGGAGAAGCATTTACCGGAGTAACATCGGTGACATTCAACGGTACGTCTGCCGTGTTCACGTTTAACTCGAATACCTCGGTGACTGCGACTGTACCAAGCGGCGCTACCGATGGAAACATTCAATTAACCACTCCGAGCGGAACGGCGACGAGCGGCGTTGCATTCGATGTGCTTCCCAAACTTGCAATTCTTGACAATCTCCATGCAATGCTTGTGGTTGATGCCAAAGGAATTGAACAGCGTATCTTTTTCGGCGGAGTTGCCGATGCAGATGTTGTTCTTGCAAAAAAATATGAATTAGGTCCCGTGATGAAGGGTATCTTCGATGTCCGTTTTGCACCACAAGCGGAAGGTTCAAACGGAAAGTTGGTTGAGATGTTCAGCAACACGCAGAAGAAGAACATCGAATACCGTCTGCAAATTTCCTCTGCGACATATCCTTTGACGCTCCACTTCGATAAATCGAAAAGCCAGTTTTCGTCAATCAGAATTTCTTCGATGAAAGATGGTGTCCCTGTTAATCCCATCGAACTGAAGAAGAGCGGAAGCATTACGATTGAAGATGAGAGCGTAAAAGAACTCCTGCTGGAAATCGGTGAAGGCGAACCGTTACCGACAGAGTTTGCCTTGAAGCAAAACTACCCGAATCCGTTCAATCCATCCACGACAATTCGGTTTGCCGTGCCGGGAACGTATTGGGTTTCGCTCAAAGTCTATAACATGCTCGGCGAAGAAGTTGCCGAACTTATCAATGAACAACGGGAACAGGGCAACTACGAAATGGAATGGAACGCAGTTGATGTACCGAGCGGCGTTTATACGTATCGCCTGCTTGCGTTTGATATTGCCAATCGTTCGAATGTTGCGTACACTGAGGTGAAAAAGATGCTTATGCTTAAATAG
- a CDS encoding homoserine kinase, whose protein sequence is MTTKQVTVFAPATVANLGSGYDVFGVAIHAPGDIVVAERTKEEGLTFSVQSKKKTVPSTTKNVAAHVATLLLEEVRPPFGVRMVLNKLMPVGSGLGSSAASSVASVVAVNELLPKQLKRRDLLRFAVEGERLASGSPHADNVAPSLLGGVCLIRSYNPLDVVQIPMKKSPVWVVVHPHVIVRTEEARNILPKQIPLRQAVHQWGNVSGLTVGLMDGDIKLIGKCVEDVIVEPVRSKLIPAFDEVKQAALESGATGCSISGSGPSMFAVAYSIKQAKEIGKAMSNEFRKVAGVKSEIYISITNVEGATMMKVQNG, encoded by the coding sequence ATGACAACCAAACAAGTTACAGTCTTCGCACCGGCAACAGTTGCCAATCTCGGCTCCGGCTATGATGTGTTCGGCGTTGCGATTCATGCGCCGGGCGATATCGTGGTTGCTGAACGAACGAAGGAAGAAGGACTTACATTCTCGGTTCAATCAAAAAAGAAAACGGTTCCTTCAACAACAAAGAATGTTGCAGCGCATGTTGCGACACTATTATTAGAGGAAGTCAGACCGCCGTTTGGTGTCAGGATGGTGTTGAACAAACTCATGCCAGTCGGTTCGGGATTGGGAAGTTCTGCGGCGAGCAGTGTTGCTTCCGTCGTCGCAGTAAACGAGTTACTTCCCAAGCAGTTGAAACGAAGGGACTTACTCCGGTTTGCCGTCGAAGGAGAACGATTGGCTTCCGGCTCGCCGCACGCTGATAATGTCGCGCCGTCGCTTCTTGGCGGCGTATGTTTGATTCGGAGTTACAACCCGCTCGATGTTGTACAAATTCCGATGAAGAAATCTCCTGTGTGGGTTGTCGTTCATCCGCATGTCATTGTCCGAACGGAAGAAGCGCGGAATATTTTACCGAAACAAATTCCACTCAGGCAAGCAGTGCATCAATGGGGTAACGTCAGCGGATTGACTGTTGGATTGATGGATGGAGATATTAAACTCATCGGCAAGTGTGTTGAAGATGTGATTGTCGAACCGGTTCGTTCGAAATTGATTCCGGCATTTGATGAGGTGAAGCAAGCCGCTCTGGAGAGCGGTGCAACGGGGTGTTCCATATCGGGTTCCGGTCCTTCGATGTTCGCGGTTGCTTATTCAATCAAACAAGCAAAGGAAATTGGCAAAGCAATGAGCAACGAGTTTAGAAAAGTCGCGGGTGTGAAATCGGAAATTTATATTTCGATAACGAATGTTGAAGGGGCAACAATGATGAAAGTACAAAACGGATGA